From the genome of Pleuronectes platessa chromosome 19, fPlePla1.1, whole genome shotgun sequence:
gggtgatgggggtgaGGTCCTTGCCCATGGTCTGAATCACACGGCGACCCCACACCCAGAGTCCTGCGCAGATGCCAACGCCTCCATACAGCAGGATCCAAATGGGTGTGTCTAAATCTGTATTCACGCTGCTTGTTTGGTAAACCAGCCACAGAGCTACCAGTGGTCCAATGGCATTACTGCAAAGGAAAGACTGTGTCATTACAGGATTCTGACTTTGAGATGAACTTTGATAAGTCAAATTCTCAATAATGGCATTCTTGAGAAACATGCATCCTCCAGATTACCGATagtaagacatttaaaaaaggagtCAGCATACCTAACGTCGTTTCCTCCATGGGCGAAGGATCCGAAGCAGGCAGTGAGAATTTGCAGGAACTGGAAGAGAGTTGAGACTTCTGGCTTGTCGGCCTCCAGGCCGTCATCATCCAGAGAACTTTGGCTGCTACCTGCATCCTCCTTCCCAATTTCTACCGTGACCTCACCCTCTCCCAGGCCCTCGGGTGTTGTGTGCTCTGCCACAGCATTGCAGTAGCTGGTGTAACTGTCCATACGTATCCGCTTCCTCTCCTGACCGCCCGACCCTGGGCCCTTGTCGCCATCCTCAGTGGCACGGAAGTCAGCTTCTTTATGCTTGAAGTCACTGTGCATGCCGATGATGGCCATAGTGTAGGAGGTGTAGCTGTTGTTGCGCCGGATTGGTCGGTCATTCCCCTCGCCCATGCAGTCACCGACTTTGGCCAGGTGGAGCTTGTGCAGGAGGTCCTTGTAGAGGCCGGAGTCCTTGTGGACCGTGTGGTACTGGCTGTAACCGTTATTTGGCAACTGTGCTGGTCTGTTGAACTGGGCCTGATTGCGTTCAGCGTTTGTTGAACCATTGCTGAGCTGAGTTTGCTGGTTGTGGACCTGGACTTGAGTGTTTTCCTGAACCTGTTTAAGGGCTTAATTAAAGAGTAAAAGATTAATTAAAGCTTGTTCAGTGTGTGTAACTTCCATATAAGTTTTATTGGTTAAGGTTTTAATTACATGACTGTGCTAACAATGTTTCTTGGCAAACATACCCCCATTGGAAATGCTGTCGTCGGTATCATCAGAATCTCCGATGTCAAAGGCCACCCGGCGCTCCTTATTATTGTCGACATCGTCAGAATCTCCGATGTCAAAAGCCACCCTGCGTTCCTCAGGAGGCGCTTGGGGTTGATCAGAGCCGTTTTGATTAGCAGCCGGGGTGAGAGGTGTCGATGTCTCCATGGCAGTTTGTTTCAGGATTGGACACTGGGCCTCTCTTacctctctcttctccatcaGGGGGCTCTCAGAGGGGCTAGAGGACTTCATGTCTCCTAATAGGGGAGGAGTAGGGAATGAGATATTGTTGGCTTTTGTCCAAACACATACATGAGAAATACAAGCACAGAACATGCGTTTCCTTTCAACCTAAAGCTGAAGTGAGTTGTGAGAATTGCATAACAAAAGTCAAAAACCTTTTGTCCTAAAATTGCAAAGTTATCCAGGTTAGGTGAGCGCCTGTGTTCACGGGATCAGATAAATGGATCACGACCTTACAAGGAACATATTTACACAACCGCCAACAGCTTGACTTATGAAAGACGATGAGATGGCTCACAAGACATTCAGTTGGGAGTTTAAAGCGGAGTCTTACTCAGCCGATCACTGTGTCATGTTAAGTGGTCAGAGCCTGAGGCGTCTTCAGCCTGGGCCATCTCCCATTAAACGCACAGCAAGTCACCGCCTTAGGTCCACCTATGCTTATTTTAGTCAAGGAGGTAAAGACCAATTAGAGGATCACTATGACCCAATTAGGCTTCTTGTCTACCGGACGTAGTGATCTGAATGGACCATGCTTTACAGATAAACCTGCTGTTTCTCTGTTAGTATAAGAACACATGATAAGAAAAGTCAATATTTATCAAAGAATATGTTAATGATTCTGACTCCTGGTTTATCCACATTGCCCAGAGAAAACTGGAAAGCCTACTCtgaacaatttttttaatatatagagTTCTGTAACAttaaatagaaaactaaattTGTGGGACTATGACTGGTCAGCCGTTCCCTCTATTAACAATAGAGGGAAGTACAACACATTCATGAATGTCTAAACTGAAAAGTGCTTCCCCTCAACACCAGTGGCgaaaaaattcaaatgaaaactcTGTACTTTTGACTTTAATCCAGGATTATAAGACAAAACTAGTGACAATATTTTCAGATGATTTCCATTAGCAAAACCCCATAATGACAAAGTATCCCTGAGCTCCATTTGCTGGATTAATATGATCCCTCTGTGTGAATAGCTTCAGGTTACATGTGCAGGGCTAAATCCCTCAATTGTCTAGTGTTTTAAGACAGCAAACCCATCATTTCAGTGGTCAACAGAAACTGGTGAACACTGGGATTTGAAAACGGAGGTATGCGGTTGCcctaaaatgtcaaatgttaTGTGTGACTTACGTTCAATCTTCTTCTTGAGGTGAGGGCACACAATGAACCAGACCACAAGGCCAGTGAGCACGGAGCAGCCCAATGAGATGAGCAGGACGACCCACCAAGGGATTTTTTCCAATCCCAGCACTGAAGGACCGCCATGAGCCATGgatagaaacagacaaacacacacaaatgcagagagaaaagcaaatttaaaaaacaaggcAGCAGGTGCTACCTTACAGACCTAAGAAACTaatgtttataaatgtgcaGTTTAATAAATCTATAAAATGTAGGGCTGATATTTACAAGTCAATCTGAAGCCTTATTCTTATAAACATAGCGGCACAACTGAATTGAAGTTGTGCCGTACTTAAAGCTTATAAAATGCAGTATAATGACACTGAACCAGGAGTGACATCTTTTGGCATTACATGATTGGCTGCCAGCATTGACTAAATACAGAAAGCATGAGTACCCCTAGATTTGAACAGTTATGCAACACCTGATAGGTGAAAGAGCAAAAAAAAGTCACAATGACCTCCGGCTAACCCGCTAACAACTGCACATGGACAATGAGTTCCTAAAAAAGGTAACATcagagagaaaggggggagaGAACAGGGGCAGTCATAAACCGGAGCCTTTTTCTATAGCAAATAAGGCACCTTCTTGCCAAGACTGCAGCAAAGCTAGTGTAGCAGAGGTAGAAGCAATGCAGCACAGTAAGCAACTACTTAAATTCCCCTGGGGACACAGTCTTCTTTGTCATACAGAGTATACCATACAGAAGCGTGGTTAGGAGAAAAcaaaagaggagctgctgaaaaTTCCAGCAAGACCTCTGCTGAGCTGACTTTGGCCATGCATAACTGAAAAAACATGTCTACTAGAATTGGACTGTTTGAGAAGCTTAagataaacaaaaaggaaatgaggGCCATGGCTTAAGAGATAAGTGTCTCATCTGCCATGTTCAGTTGAGGGCAGAGTCCACAGTGCATTCTCTCCACTGAGTCACGCTGCAGCACGAGACTGCGGAGCACCTGACTGATGTTTATTTAGTTATGCAATGGCTCACTCCCTTCAGGAGAGGATAGGCATAGGAGGAAAAACTTGAAGGTGACCCAAGAGCTGAGGCTCCGGGCCTTCACTGGAGTGCATCAGCACACATGTAGGGAGACGGCCAAAGACAAGTGTAGTTTGGTTGAACACTATATGTAAAGGGAACAAAGGCCTGAAAATGACAATTAAACGCGACTGCCACTCTTTGCCACTGTGGCTTGTTTGTGGGGAACgtcttacaaaataaaaaattaaatccaGAACCTAGGCTAGGTCTGATAAACACTCCCACATAGAGGGGTTGATTTATACCACAGCCATGCAGTGGGATGAATTGGTCTGCACAGGAAATGGAATTTAACCACGTTCCGCACCCCTCCCTGAAACCTCTGTATCCCATTGCCTACATTACACAATAAcatggttgttgtttttccccCCCTATTCTAATGTGTACAACTTTCCTCTAACCTCAATTACAATGACATAAAGTGACTCACTTGTCAGGGAGCCTCTAACTATTTGTCTTGAACCTGCTCTAGATGAGCATTTACCTTGGGTATTAAGATTTAGTGTCAGCTGCAATAAATGAAAAGGTTCTGAAAGGATCTGTAAGCTGTAGGTTTAAGTATTTTCTCAGGATACCAGGTAACCAAAAACAGCCTCTGAAGGCGTCCAGGATTCTGTTTCAGGACCATGTCTCAGGTTAAACGGAGACTGTCATGTGAGTATTAGTTACATCGCTGATTGTTTGATGTCCCCAGAGCAACCAACGCCATCGGGTGTTTGTTCTTTTAAAGAGTTACCCAGGCAGAAAATGGGCATCCAGCTTAACACATTGAAGTTTGTCAATGGTGTGAATGGGTCAAACTGTAGAGTCACCATGACATTCTGCTCTATGAAACAAACGGGGGCATGCTGTTCATTCGCCTCTATGACACATCTCTGTGAAGGCAGATGTTTTATCTGTGGGATGACTAGAAGTGTGATTTCATACTGATTTAGGAAGCTGTAGATCTTCATATTCAGGTGATGGACATTTTGAAGGGGCTCACAATAAGATCATAATTCTAATTCATGGTTGATTTTCCCTTTACAATGACTGGGGCTGCAGAGTGTTTTATAAGGTGTGAAGAACCCAGGTCACACTAAACCTCATTCGCATAGGGTCAACAGCTGACCCTCAAATTCTTTGACCCAATGCTGGATGAGGTCTCTTGCACTGCTGTATATATATTGAGTATTGGAATGTGCTGTGGGATGCCTGGTGTCCAATCGCACCACTATGATAGGATGCTGACCATGGAGAACACGGAGTCCCATCAGAGGAAGTCAAACATACTGTTCTCAGTGGGCTGAAGATACTGCATAAGAGTGCATAGATCAGCAATAGAGAGCAACAATAAACTGATGTTGTcctgaatataaaaaaacaagcaatGAAATAAACGAGGGCTGTCTGATTTTGAAGAATATTctttgaaaaagtattttgaaaCAAAAATGTACTAAACATTTTTTGCTGAGTTACTTTATGATGAGGAATCATTAAGAGGCTGATGGTGCAGTAATTGTTGGGAATGGGTTAAATTGACTTCACTGATTGAGGCTTTAACTATTTACATGGTGACTACTTGTCCTCATCGACAGGATATAGAATGTATGCATGTTTTGATGTAGCAGACAGTGGTTTGTTAATGGGTCTAAATATGATCCTCGAGAACAGTACGTTGAGGTGTCAGGGACTTCACACAACTGTACAGAATGTGCCTCGCTAAGCCAGGTTATGGGCTATGCTGGAACAGCAAGTGATCTCCTTTTTGAGTGCGCTGATGTGCGTGCACACATCAGCGCACCATATCTGGTCAAACTCTGGCCTGTAGCAGCCATTTACTGACCCAGGCCAGCTAACATCTTGCACTGTTAGGTCCtgtagagagaaaaacaaacaaaggagcAAAAGTTGCTCGTttagaaaaaaattgtttaaggAAGATGACAAATATTCAGAGGATTACTATGCTTATTCTGAGTAGCAGTACAACTACTGGCAGCAGATAACTAAGAACATTTCAAATACCCTGTTAACTCTTGACATCACTGTCTGTGCCCttcagagatggaggaggaaaagaagtaAAGTGAAATCTTATTTCCAGCTCCCTGTTGTGCTCTGCTCTTAAAACTTTATTGCAGCTATGACCCACATACAACCACAAGCAAGACAGTCcgaaaaaacatgttaaaataaacacagcTTCGGTGAAAATGGTAAACACAGCCTGGTTCGGTCTGGAATCGTGTGGGCCTCCGGCTGTCTGAGGGAGCAGTTTATTTTAAGCTGTGACTGCGGGCAGGCATGCAGAGCAAAATGACTGAAACAATGATACTCACTCGGAGCTCCAGTGTACATGATGGAGAACACGTTGATTCCCAGAGTCACGCCATAGAAGACAGGCAGGGCCTTCAGTCCATTAGGTACAGGGTCTTTCTACAGAAACAAAGCCAAGCCCAATGTCAGATATAAAAGTTGTATCAACAAAAACACCAAATTTTGTTAGGAGTTTTATTTACTACTGTGCCCTTGTGATGCCATTCTCTGTAACCTAAGATGAGGATAAGGAACAGCATCACAGAACAGTATTTTTGCCTGGTTACAAACATTTCCAAATTTCATTTTGAGTGCAGGATAAAAGTGTTGAAACTGACATGTCGCCCTGGAAGGTTCTCGCTTTACTCAATCTAATACAGGTACTATTTAGAAGGAGCTGTGCTTACCTTGTGTAGGATGAATACACGCACAAAGTAGAAAACGATCCCTGACATTATTCCAGACAAAAGGGGACTCAGGAACCATGAAGCAACTGCAAATTAAAAGAAAGTACAGCAAGTCAGTAAGATCCCCTTATAAATCCCCTCTCATTAGTTGTAATCTAACTGTAAACTAAAATTATGTTGTTTGAAAATGATCTCCTGGGAACTGCAATATCATATCTTTTTGGGGAACTCCAATACCTGTTAGGAAGCAGTTATTTCAGTAGGGGTCTAAACAGGATATCCTAACTCAACTTTGCCATTTAGAAATACTTTGGCTATTTTGGCAATTCAGCTTCTTGACCCAGGTGAGTCAAAGGGAATCATCAACACTTCATTCAAACAATCAATACGGGTTTTTCCTGTGACCTGAATGTAAAATGTAACCAAAGAGAATGATGTCAGCATTATTATGTAATCTTTCTAACAGTCCTGGTTTACGACTTAGGAATATGAAAAATACTGCACACCAAGAATTAAGTTTCATCTTTAAATGTGCATCCGTATAGTGCCATTCACAAAGTTATCTGTAAAATTATAAGGACAGATGTCTCTACCTCTAACTATTTAGCTCTGAGCAAACAACTCCTGTTCATAACATCATTGAATTGTTGGCCTAGATATAAAATCCTTGCAGATAAAATAACACATGTTAATGTTTAACAATAACACTGGTGATTAAGCGCTGTCTATATTTTATTATGCAAATTCAACCAAACAACTAGTTTTGAATTTCTAGGTAATGTGGTTTCCGTGTCACACTTACCGATACGGACGAGTTCCATCCACTTGACTCCCTGCTGGCCTTTGGCGACCAGTGAATAGCCAATAGTAGCACCTACAATACAGTGTGTTCCAGAGATTGGTAGCTTAAGGAAGGAGGCTGCCAGCTGCCACACAGCAGAACCTAATGAGAATGAATAATTTGATCACATTAGACTTGACAGGCTGGCGTGATCTCGCCACTTCATACACTTTTATAGGCTTAAAAAGAGACTCATTGACAAAAGGCTCAGACTAACATAACAAACTAATACAACTAAAGCGCAATTTCCCAAAACATTAACATCAGCTGGAATCTGTTATTGTAAGAGTACTTTTGGTATTTTCGTTTAAGATCAATTCTCTACATTCTGCTAAACCCAAGGTGCCTCTGCTTGCAGGGATCATTGACGTTCAGCTGAAGATACTCACCAACCATGGCACTGACGGATCCAGCCATCAACACATGCTCGGAGCCATTGTACATGTTCACGTCGATGATGCCCTTCCGGATGGTTTCGCTCACTTTGGCCCCAAGGAGCACAGAGCCCAGGGTCTCGAACACGGTGGCCAGAATGCAAGCCTGTCGCAAGGTGACCACCCCAGATCCGACAGCTGTGCCAAAGGAGTTGGCGACATCATTTGCTCCCACGGAAAAGGCTAAGACGAAGGCGATGATGAAGCCGACAATCAGCAGCCACATGTACTCAGTCAGAGGAGTGTGAACTACCACGGCTGCAGTGGTGGCCATTAATATTGACATTGCAGTTGTTGAAACCATGATTGCAGGCTTATAAAGAATTGATTCACAATCTTAAAGGGAATGAATgtcaaaaatatat
Proteins encoded in this window:
- the slc20a1b gene encoding sodium-dependent phosphate transporter 1-B, with protein sequence MVSTTAMSILMATTAAVVVHTPLTEYMWLLIVGFIIAFVLAFSVGANDVANSFGTAVGSGVVTLRQACILATVFETLGSVLLGAKVSETIRKGIIDVNMYNGSEHVLMAGSVSAMVGSAVWQLAASFLKLPISGTHCIVGATIGYSLVAKGQQGVKWMELVRIVASWFLSPLLSGIMSGIVFYFVRVFILHKKDPVPNGLKALPVFYGVTLGINVFSIMYTGAPMLGLEKIPWWVVLLISLGCSVLTGLVVWFIVCPHLKKKIERDMKSSSPSESPLMEKREVREAQCPILKQTAMETSTPLTPAANQNGSDQPQAPPEERRVAFDIGDSDDVDNNKERRVAFDIGDSDDTDDSISNGALKQVQENTQVQVHNQQTQLSNGSTNAERNQAQFNRPAQLPNNGYSQYHTVHKDSGLYKDLLHKLHLAKVGDCMGEGNDRPIRRNNSYTSYTMAIIGMHSDFKHKEADFRATEDGDKGPGSGGQERKRIRMDSYTSYCNAVAEHTTPEGLGEGEVTVEIGKEDAGSSQSSLDDDGLEADKPEVSTLFQFLQILTACFGSFAHGGNDVSNAIGPLVALWLVYQTSSVNTDLDTPIWILLYGGVGICAGLWVWGRRVIQTMGKDLTPITPSSGFSIELASAVTVVVASNIGLPVSTTHCKVGSVVAVGWLRSRKAVDWRLFRNIFVAWFVTVPISGLISAAIMAIFIYGIL